A window of Candidatus Avedoeria danica genomic DNA:
CTTAACAACAGCTACGCCGACCCGTCGTACCTGCGCGAGGTCCTGACGAACGATCTCCTCCGCCCTTTCCTGCCCACGCCACGCGGCGCCTATGCGAAGCTGCACCTGAACGGCACATACTGGGGCTTGTACATCCTGTCCGAGCAGATCGAGCGGACGTTCATCGATGCTTGGTACCAGGGCAACGACGGGCTGCTCGTGAAGGCCGACAGCCCGACCTTCGGCGAACAAATGCCGGATGCGCCGGCCGGGCGGGGCGGGGAGGGCGCGGTCGTGCCGTACCTGGGAGCGCACGTGCCGTTCGGACCGGCGCAGGGCGGCTTCGGGCTGCAGAGCAACCTCACGTGGCGCGGCGAGGCGCTGGCGCCCTACAAGCAGAACTATGAGGTGAAGACGGCCAACGCCGGCGACCCAGCGTACGCGGCCGTGCGCGACCTCACCCGCGCGCTGGATGCACCGGTGGCCAACGGCGGCCTGTCGGACGACCGTGTCGAAGGGGTGCTGCCGCAGGTCCTGGATATCGACAGCACGCTGTGGTACCTCGCGGGCACGAACGCCGTGATGAACTACGACAGCTACTACTTCGGCCACAACTACTTCCTGTACCGTGCCGAACGAGATCCGCGCTGGTACCCGCTCCTGTGGGACACGAGCCTGAGCTTCGGCGTGTTCAACATCGCCGGCGGTGGGTACGACGGCCTCGTGCGCACGACCCCGTTCCTCCAGGAGGCCGACCGCACCCGTCCGCTCGTCCGACGGCTCCTGGCCGTGCCGCGCTGGCGGGCGGACTTCCTGGCCCACTTCCGGACGGTCCGCGCCGCCGCCCTTGACGCGGCCGCGTTGGAAGCGCACGCCGTTGCCCTCCGCGACGTGATCCGACCGGCGCTGACCGCGGACACGAATCAGCTCTACACCATGGATCAGTTCGAGAAGAACCTGCACCAGGACGTGTCCCTCGGCCCGGGCGCGATCATCATCAGCAACGGCGACATTCCCGGCATCCTGCCCCTGGTCCGCGCCCGCGCGTCATGGCTCGACAGCCAGGCGGCGCTGGCCGCGCCGGACCACGCGCTCGATGTGCACGAGCGCACGCCGGACGTACCGGCGCCCGACGCGCCGCCGCTCGTCCGGGCCCGATTCAGCGGCGCGGACGAGCCCGTGGCCGTCGAGATCGTGACGCGCGTCGAGGGTGGCCGCCCGGTGAGCCGGCCGATGACGCGCGACGCGGCGGGCTGGGCTGCCGAGCTGCCGGGGCGGCCGGCCCGCACGAGGGTCACGTACTATCTCCGCGCCACGTTCGCCGACGGCCGCTCGGCGTTCCACCCGGAATCGAACTGGATCCAACCCTACCGCTACCGAGTGGCCGGGCCGGACCTGCCGGAGCTGCCGGGGTCCGACCTCGTGCTCAACGAGGTGATGGCGGACAACGTCGTCACGGTCGCCGACGATGCCGGCGAGTACGACGACTGGGTGGAGCTCGTGAACCGCGGCGCGGCCCCGCTGTCGCTCGAGGGCTACTTCCTCGGCCCGTCGCCGGACGACCCGTGGGCCTTCGCCTTGCCGGCCGGTACGCTGCAGCCGGGCGAGCGCGTGCTCGTCTGGTGCGACAAGGACACATCCCAAGGCCCGCTGCACGCGCCGTTCAAGCTCGCCAAACAGGGCGATCAGCTGCTCCTTGCCACCCGCGATGCGATCGTGGACAGCGTAACCTTCGGCCCGCTGGCCGCCGACCGGAGTTGGGCCCGTACGCCGGACGGCAGTGGCGGCTGGACGGACTGCGCCGTGCCCAGCCCGCGCGCCGCGAACGCGTGCGGCAACGTGCCGCCTGCTACGGCCACCGCCGTCCCCGAAGCCACGGTCACGCCGCTGCCGCCTGAGCCGACGGACACGCCGCTGCCGCCCGAACCCACGGGGACGGGCACGCCGCCGCGGGGCAGTGCGGTTCTGCCGTGGGCGAACAGGTAGCCGGTCCCGCCGGCCGGATTCGGTTGCAGCGAGCGGCCCGCTAGGCCGCGGAAGCCTTCCGCCGCCCGCTCACCCATCGCGCCACATACCACGCCGCCGGCACCGTCAACAACGCCGGCGCCCACATCCAGGCCGGGTGGGCATAGTTGAGCAGGTTCATGACGCTGCCCGCGGCCAGGATCAACCCGACGATCCCGCCGTCCACGTCCGCCCGCGCGCCGCCGAGCCAGCCGGCCACGGCGCCGCCGGCGACCGCGCCGGCCATCCACGCCGCGCCGACGAGGACGAACGCCCCGGCCGGCAGGGTGGCCATGAACGCGCCGTACGCCTCGGGATTGCTGAAGTCCATGCCGGGCGGGGGCGGGAACAAGAAGACGCTGAGGCCCTCGACCACGGCGACGACGAGACCGCCGACGATCAGCCCGGAGACGACGGTGACGCCGCTGCGGGCGACCGGGGACAGGTTGGACAGCTTGGACGTCGTGTCAGGCATCGGATGCTTGCTCCTTGGATTGGGTCTCGATCGAGCCATGGCAGTCTATGGAACAGGTGTTCGATCGTCAAGATCGGATTCTGTCTGGCCGGGGGGGGGGGGGGGGGGGGGGGGGGGCCGGCGGGGGGGGCCCCGGGGGGCCGGGGGGGGGGGGGGGGGGGGCGGGGGGGCGGGGGGGGGGCGCCCCGGGGGGGGCGGCGGGGGGGGGGGGGGGGGGGGGGGGGGGGGGCGGGGGGGGGGGGGGGGGGCGGCCGCCCGCCCGGGGGGGGGGGGGGGGGGGGGGGGGGGGGGGGGGGGGGGGGGGGGGGCCGGGGGGGGGGGGGGGGGCGGGGGGGGGGGGGGGCGGGCGGGGAGGGGGGGGGGGGGGGGGGGGGGGGGGGGGGGGGGGGGGGGGGGGGGGGGGGGGGGGGGGTGCACTGCGCAAGGCCGGGGTGATGGGCGTCGTCGTCGCGGGCGGTGAGGTGCACCCCGGCGACGCCGTGCGGGTCGAATGGCCGACGGGGGACCGGCGCGCGCTCGAGCCGGTGTGACGCCAGCCTGTCGCATTGTTGTCTCCAGTCTGCAACGCCTCCCGCACCTTTCGGCCACGTCATAACGTTGTATTCCGCGAACGTTTGACTGGCGCGCCTCGTCTCGGCCAGCAACGGGTCCGCGCGCGCGACCTTTGCGCCCTGCCGGACCGAACGGAGAATACGATATGCTCCCCACCGTCCGGCCACCCCACCGCCGGCGTGTTCCCGCGTCCGTCACGATCACGACGTTGGCCGCGAGCCTGGCGCTCGGGCTGGGCGTCGGCCTTGCGCACGAACCGATGGCGCACGCCCAGGCGCCTGCCGCCCCGATGACCGCCATCGGCGAGGCGATCCTCTACCAGCGGGCGGCGCTGTCGTCGAAAGGCGCGGACGTCGCGCTCGGCGACCTCGACGGCGACGGCGACCTCGACGCTTACGTCGGCGTCCTGGCGGACTGCTTCAGCTGCGATCCGGCGAACCGCGTCTGGTTCGGGGACGGGCAGGGGCGCTTCGTCGACTCCGGGCAGCGGCTGGGCAGAGACAGCACGTGGGGGGTGGCGCTGGCCGACTTCGATGGCGACGGCGACCTCGATGCGGTCGATGCGAACCACGGCGGGTCGCAGTCGCAGGAAGCGAACATCGTCTGGCTGAACGACGGCCGTGGGCGCTTCACGGACTCGGGTCAGCGGCTCGGCGTTCAGGTCAGCATGGACGTCGCGGTTGGCGACGTGGACGGCGATCGCGACGTCGACGTCGTGATCGGCAACTACGGCACAACCGATCTCTGGCTGAACGACGGCCGCGGGCGGTTCACGGCCACGGGCCAGCCCGTGATCGGCAGTATCCGCACGAACGCCGTCCTCCTCGTCGACCTGGACAAGGACGGCGATCTCGACCTCGTCAAGGCGAACACGGGTTACGATCACATCTTCTGGAACGACGGCGCCGGCCGCTTCACCGACAGCGGCCAGCGCCTCGGCGAGATCCACGACTGCGGCGACGGCCCGGCGACGCAGGACGCGGCGGTCGGGGACCTCGACGGCGACGGCGACCTCGACATCCTGGCGGTGAACGGCGGCACGCACACGCGCGCCGGAACGTGGCCCGGCGAGACCGTCAACGACGTCTTCCTGGCCGAGCCCGACCCCGCCAACCCCGGCCGATTGCGCTACGTCGACACGCAGCAGCGTCTCGGGAACGCGTTCAGCTTCGGCGTCTCGCTGCACGACTTCGACGGCGACGGCGACCTCGATGCGTTCGTCGCCAACTCGAACATCTGTGGCGCCGCCAACGAGGTCTGGTGGAACGACGGCCGGGGCCGCTTCGCCGATTCGGGCCAGCGGCTCGGCTGGGAGAACAGCTGGGAGGTCGCGCTCGGCGACTTCGACGGCGACGGCGACATGGACGCCTTCGTGCCGAACTACGGCCCGGCGCCCGACGCGGTCTGCCGCTTCGAGGAGGGCTCGCCGCCCGAGGTCTGGATCAACGGCGGCGCCGGCCGCGCGTGGCACGAGCAGATCGAACGCGACGTGCCCGGCCTGCGCCAGGGCTTCGAGCGCTCGATGGACGCCGACCTCGGCGACCTGAACGGCGACGGCAACCTCGACGCGTTCGTCGGCAACCGGGGCAACGAGGACCCGTACCCGACCGGCCGGACGGCGTGCGATCGGGGATTTCCGACGGATGTCGACCCAGCCACGCGCGCGCCGAACACGGTCTGGTGGGGCGACGGCAAGGGCGGGTTCACGGACTCCGGGCAGCGCCTGGGCAACGCGGACACGCGCGGCGTCGACCTGGGCGATCTCGACCGCGACGGCGACCTCGACGCCGTCGTCGCCAACTTCGAGCCCACCGGCGGCGCCCCTTCGAGCGAAGTCTGGCTGAACGACGGCCGCGGCCGCTTCACGGACAGCGGCCTCCGGCTGAGCAACCCGCGGACGATGACGGTCCGCCTCGGCGACCTCGACGCGGACGGCGACCTGGACGCCTACTTCGGCAACACGGACGTCGACATGGTCTATCGCAACGACTCCTCGGGCGGCGCAGTCCGCCTCGTGGACACCGGCCAGCGCCTTGGCGCGCCGCACACGCGCGGCAACGGCCCGAACACCGAGGACATCGAGCTGGCCGACCTGGACGGCGACGGCGACCTCGACGTGTTCGAGTCGTGCGCCGGCATCCATGTCGGCGAGAACCCGAACCGGGTGATGTTCAACGACGGCCGCGGCACGTTCACGGACTCCGGCCAGCGCCTCGGCAACGAGTACACGTTCGACGCCGCGCTGTACGACTTCGATCGCGACGGCGACGTCGACGCCTTCCTGGGCCAGTCCGCGATCTGCGGCGACCCGAACCAGGTTTGGCTGAACAACGGCCGCGGCACGTTCACGGACTCCGGCCAGCGCTTGGGCATCGAGAACACGTTCGGCGTGGCCCTCGGCGACTTCAACTGCGACGGCTTCATGGACGTCTTCGCCGCCAACGCCTCCTACGCCAAGGTCCCCGGCGTGACGTGCCCCGTCGCCTGCCCGGTCGATCGCCACGACACCGTCTGGCTCGGCAACGGCGACGGCACGTTCCGCGACGCCGGCTGGCGGATCGGCGACTTCACGAGCCAAGCCGTCGTCACCGGCGACCTCGACAACGACGGCGACACGGACGCGTACGTGGCCCATTCGGGCCGCTGCGGCCTGCCGAACACGGCTTACTTGAGCAACTGCGTCCCATCCCAGGGCTCCAGCCCGACGCCGCCCCCGCCGGCAACGGCGACGAGCGTGCCGCCGCCGACCGTGGTGACGGCGCCGCCGCCGAGCGCAACCCCGCCGCCTCCGCCGACAGCCACGAACATCCCGCCGCCACCGACCCCGACATCGGTCGTGCCACCGTCGCCCACGCCGACGCCGTTCGGCCCGCCGACCGCAACGCCGACGTCGCCGCCGCCGACGGTCACGCCCATCTTGCCGAGCCCAACCCCGTCGATTGTCCTCTCGACACCGACGTCGACGCCGACGTCGTTCGGCCCGCCGAGCGCGACGCCGACGCCGTTGCCGCCGACGGCCACGCCCGTGCCGCCGACACCCACACCGACGTCGTTTGGCCCGCCGAGCGCGACGCCGACGCCATTGCCACCGACGGCTACGCCGGTGCCGCCGACACCCACACCGACGTCGTTCGGCCCGCCGAGCGCGACGCCGACGCCGTTGCCGCCGACGGCCACGCCCGTGCCGCCGACGCCGACACCGACGCCGTTCGGCCCGCCGAGCGCGACGCCGACGCCCTTGCCGCCGACGGCCACGCCGATCCCGCCCTCGTCGACGCCGACGCCGCTCGATCCACCGACGTCGACACCGACGTCGTCCGGCCCGCCGAGCGCGACGCCGACGCCGTTGCCGCCGACGGCCACACCGATCCTGCCCTCGCCGACGCCGACGCCGCTCGATCCACCGACGTCGACACCAACGTCGTTCGGCCCGCCGAGCGCGACGCCGACGCCATTGCCGCCGACGGCCACGCCTGTGCCGCCGACGCCGACACCGACGCCGTTCGGCCCGCCGTCCCCGACACCGACGCCGTTGCCGCCGACGGCCACGCCCATCCCGCCGTCGCCGACACCGACGCCGATCGGCCCGCCGAGCGCGACGCCGACGCAAATCGGGCCGCCCACGGCGACGCCGACGTTGCCGCCGCCGACAGCGACTGCGGTGCCGCCGCCGAGCGCCACACCGACGCTGGTGCCGCCGAGCGTGACCCCAACGGCGACGCCGTTCCTCCAGACGTCTACACCTTCGCCGAGCCCGTCCGCGACGGCCGTCGGTCCGTCCTCGACCCCGCTGGCCACGACGACGCCACCCGGCGGGACGCCGACGCGGACCGTGACCCCGCCGCCGTCCGCCACGCCGACGGGCACGCCGCTGGCGAACATCTGCGTCTGCTGGGTCGCCCTCCAGAAGCTGCCGCAGAGCGTCATCGACGAGGCGAAGGCCCATCCGGAGCGCTTCTACGGCTGGGGGCTGCCGCACGACCTGAACAAGCCGGTCAGCTGGGCGAACCCGTTGCGGACGTGCTTGAGCATCCACAAGCCGAACCTGGCGTACCACCCGATCTGGAACAGCGCGTACTGGGCGGCGATCTGCCCGCCGGGCAGCCACTGCCCGCCGCGCAATTGACGCGTCGCCCGGTCGTCGCGCCGATGCGCGAGGGCCGGGCGACGATCGCCGTAGCATGACCGTCGAGGAAGCCGTCGCCGTCTTCGTCCGCGGCTTCACGTTCGGCCGCAGCTTCACGCACCCGTTCGTCGCGACGCACGTCGTGCCGGGCGCGTGGGTGCTGAGCGATGCGCCGCGGAAGAGCGGGGACCACCGGGGCGACGAGGTCATCGTCTACGACATGGACCGCCATGGTCTGGGCGCCGGCGACGTGGACGCGCTGGCCCGGCGGCACGCGCGGGCGCGCTACACGGTGTGCGTGGTGCGCGACTTGGCGACGGCGGACGGCGATATCCGCGCGGGGTTCAAGGGGCTGGGGTATCGGCTGATGGCCACGGAACCGCTGATGGCCACGGAGCCGCTGATGGTTCGTGGGCTGGGGGGATTGGGCGATGTCGGTGAGGCGCGTCCGCTGGCGGGCGACCCCCGGTTGACGATCGCTCGGGTGGCCAGCATCGCCGAGGCGGCGCGGTTGGCCAGAGCGGCCCGCCGGCGGCAGATCCTGCCCGAACACCTGACCGCCGACCCGCCGCCGATGCGCAGCTACACCGCGCTGGACGGCGCGACGCCGATCGGCTGGGTGAGCAGCGTCGTGGTGGAGGGCGAGTGCACGTGGTGCAGCAACCTGTTCGTGACGGCACCGTACCGCCGCCGCGGCATCGGCGGGGCGCTCATGCGCCGGATGCTGGCCGACGACGCCGCCGCGGGGAGTCGGGCGAGCGTGCTCCTGGCCAGCCACGCGGGCGCGCTGCTGTACCCGACGGTGGGGTATGCGGTGATCGGCGAGCTGATGATCTTCACGCCGGGGCGATGTTGACCCGTGCCCGCAGCCATCCTATCCTTCCGCCCCCCTTTGTCCGACACCCAGACGGCCCCGCACCCCCTTCAGGAGACCCAAACATGGATGCGATCACGCTTCTCAAGTCCGCCTTCGATTCCGCGCACAACTGGTACGCCGGCACCATCGCCGACGTCACCGCCGAGCAGGCCAACGTGCTCCCGGCCGGCCGCGCCCACCCGATCGCGTCGCAGATGGCGCACGTGGCGCACAGCGAGGACGCCATGATCGGCACGCTCACCGGCCAGCCGCCGTTGTGGGAGCGCGAAGGCTACGGCGAGCGGCTCGGCCTGCCGATGCTCTTCAGCCAGACGGCCGAAGGCTCGCGTGCCTTTCACGCCGCGCCGGCGGATCTGGGGGACTACACCAAGGCGGTCTTCGCCCAGACGGACGCCTATCTGTCCGGTCTCACACCGGATGACCTCGACCGCCAGATCGACTTCACGAGCTGGGGCCTCGGGCACATGCCGCTCGGGAACGTCCTCACCGGCCTGCTGCTGGGCAACACGTTCGCCCACACGGGGGAGATCGCGGCGTTGAAGGGGACGCAGGGGCTGCAGGGGTATCCGTTCTAATACCAATCCGACGTATTGCGGCCGTGTGATGCCCCTACATGGGCATCGCGATGGACGACGCGGCCGCAACACGGTGGATTGATATAACGTTGGGGCTAACGTTGGGGCGACGCATGCATCGCCCTTGTCGCGGCGATCACCCCAGATTCTCGATCGCCACCGGCGTGATCCGATCCGCCGGCGCGAACCCGAGCACCCGCCCGTAGAAGTACAGCTCGGCCTCGAGCGCTCGGGTGATGTTCTCGGCGCGCCTGAACCCGTGCTGCTCGCCCTCGAACGGCACGTACGCCACCGGGATCCCCTTGGCCTTCAGCGCCGCCACCATCGCCTCGGCCTGGGCGGGCGGTACGACGCGGTCCTCGAGGCCCTGGAAGAAGATGATCGGGCAGGCGAACCCTTCCACGTGGTGGATCGGCGAGCGCTCGATGTACAGGTCGCGCTGCTCCGGGTAGGGGCCGATCAGGCGGTCGAGGTAGCGGGACTCGAACTTGTGCGTGTCCTTGGCCAGCGCCTCGAGGTCGCCGACGCCGTAGTGGCTGGCGCCGGCGGCGAATTCCTTGTGGAACGCGAGCGCGCAGAGCGTCGTGTAGCCGCCGGCGCTGCCGCCGCGGATCG
This region includes:
- a CDS encoding GNAT family N-acetyltransferase, yielding MTVEEAVAVFVRGFTFGRSFTHPFVATHVVPGAWVLSDAPRKSGDHRGDEVIVYDMDRHGLGAGDVDALARRHARARYTVCVVRDLATADGDIRAGFKGLGYRLMATEPLMATEPLMVRGLGGLGDVGEARPLAGDPRLTIARVASIAEAARLARAARRRQILPEHLTADPPPMRSYTALDGATPIGWVSSVVVEGECTWCSNLFVTAPYRRRGIGGALMRRMLADDAAAGSRASVLLASHAGALLYPTVGYAVIGELMIFTPGRC
- a CDS encoding DinB family protein produces the protein MDAITLLKSAFDSAHNWYAGTIADVTAEQANVLPAGRAHPIASQMAHVAHSEDAMIGTLTGQPPLWEREGYGERLGLPMLFSQTAEGSRAFHAAPADLGDYTKAVFAQTDAYLSGLTPDDLDRQIDFTSWGLGHMPLGNVLTGLLLGNTFAHTGEIAALKGTQGLQGYPF
- a CDS encoding CotH kinase family protein, yielding MRQRARTIAVLAILVVLALAAFGRAAPPAPVALAQSATPAQPADLAQSDAQPDLFDQTIVRDFAVQFTDADWQRRLDQAGESTNVRADVTVDGVTYPGVGLRYKGLSSSRVQGPKKPFNLTFDAFTPGQRLYGFDTVNLNNSYADPSYLREVLTNDLLRPFLPTPRGAYAKLHLNGTYWGLYILSEQIERTFIDAWYQGNDGLLVKADSPTFGEQMPDAPAGRGGEGAVVPYLGAHVPFGPAQGGFGLQSNLTWRGEALAPYKQNYEVKTANAGDPAYAAVRDLTRALDAPVANGGLSDDRVEGVLPQVLDIDSTLWYLAGTNAVMNYDSYYFGHNYFLYRAERDPRWYPLLWDTSLSFGVFNIAGGGYDGLVRTTPFLQEADRTRPLVRRLLAVPRWRADFLAHFRTVRAAALDAAALEAHAVALRDVIRPALTADTNQLYTMDQFEKNLHQDVSLGPGAIIISNGDIPGILPLVRARASWLDSQAALAAPDHALDVHERTPDVPAPDAPPLVRARFSGADEPVAVEIVTRVEGGRPVSRPMTRDAAGWAAELPGRPARTRVTYYLRATFADGRSAFHPESNWIQPYRYRVAGPDLPELPGSDLVLNEVMADNVVTVADDAGEYDDWVELVNRGAAPLSLEGYFLGPSPDDPWAFALPAGTLQPGERVLVWCDKDTSQGPLHAPFKLAKQGDQLLLATRDAIVDSVTFGPLAADRSWARTPDGSGGWTDCAVPSPRAANACGNVPPATATAVPEATVTPLPPEPTDTPLPPEPTGTGTPPRGSAVLPWANR
- a CDS encoding VCBS repeat-containing protein encodes the protein MLPTVRPPHRRRVPASVTITTLAASLALGLGVGLAHEPMAHAQAPAAPMTAIGEAILYQRAALSSKGADVALGDLDGDGDLDAYVGVLADCFSCDPANRVWFGDGQGRFVDSGQRLGRDSTWGVALADFDGDGDLDAVDANHGGSQSQEANIVWLNDGRGRFTDSGQRLGVQVSMDVAVGDVDGDRDVDVVIGNYGTTDLWLNDGRGRFTATGQPVIGSIRTNAVLLVDLDKDGDLDLVKANTGYDHIFWNDGAGRFTDSGQRLGEIHDCGDGPATQDAAVGDLDGDGDLDILAVNGGTHTRAGTWPGETVNDVFLAEPDPANPGRLRYVDTQQRLGNAFSFGVSLHDFDGDGDLDAFVANSNICGAANEVWWNDGRGRFADSGQRLGWENSWEVALGDFDGDGDMDAFVPNYGPAPDAVCRFEEGSPPEVWINGGAGRAWHEQIERDVPGLRQGFERSMDADLGDLNGDGNLDAFVGNRGNEDPYPTGRTACDRGFPTDVDPATRAPNTVWWGDGKGGFTDSGQRLGNADTRGVDLGDLDRDGDLDAVVANFEPTGGAPSSEVWLNDGRGRFTDSGLRLSNPRTMTVRLGDLDADGDLDAYFGNTDVDMVYRNDSSGGAVRLVDTGQRLGAPHTRGNGPNTEDIELADLDGDGDLDVFESCAGIHVGENPNRVMFNDGRGTFTDSGQRLGNEYTFDAALYDFDRDGDVDAFLGQSAICGDPNQVWLNNGRGTFTDSGQRLGIENTFGVALGDFNCDGFMDVFAANASYAKVPGVTCPVACPVDRHDTVWLGNGDGTFRDAGWRIGDFTSQAVVTGDLDNDGDTDAYVAHSGRCGLPNTAYLSNCVPSQGSSPTPPPPATATSVPPPTVVTAPPPSATPPPPPTATNIPPPPTPTSVVPPSPTPTPFGPPTATPTSPPPTVTPILPSPTPSIVLSTPTSTPTSFGPPSATPTPLPPTATPVPPTPTPTSFGPPSATPTPLPPTATPVPPTPTPTSFGPPSATPTPLPPTATPVPPTPTPTPFGPPSATPTPLPPTATPIPPSSTPTPLDPPTSTPTSSGPPSATPTPLPPTATPILPSPTPTPLDPPTSTPTSFGPPSATPTPLPPTATPVPPTPTPTPFGPPSPTPTPLPPTATPIPPSPTPTPIGPPSATPTQIGPPTATPTLPPPTATAVPPPSATPTLVPPSVTPTATPFLQTSTPSPSPSATAVGPSSTPLATTTPPGGTPTRTVTPPPSATPTGTPLANICVCWVALQKLPQSVIDEAKAHPERFYGWGLPHDLNKPVSWANPLRTCLSIHKPNLAYHPIWNSAYWAAICPPGSHCPPRN